A single window of Alkalispirochaeta americana DNA harbors:
- the cimA gene encoding citramalate synthase: MINQSNQNTGRQVMIYDTTLRDGMQGIQVSYTLDDKIKIAHALDEMKIDYIEGGFPLSNEKEAAFFRQIRKESLGHAKIVAFGSTRRPGMTAEKDPMVRALVDAETPAVIVVGKTWKAHVETVLKTDQEENLRMIYDSVQFLKSQGRQVFFDLEHFFDGFRDDPAYALQVLQAGSDAGSDCLILCDTNGGTLPGEVTRIIRSLPREKLSPLGGHFHDDCGVAIANSLAAVDEGALQIQGTVNGWGERCGNANLCSFIPNIVLKTPHQAHCAPHIQRLTHLSRFVAEKANIIPDRRMPYVGDAAFTHKAGQHADVINKDSSLMEHIDSRLVGNERRIVLSELAGKSTIVEKLREYGDFTKQSPVVDELTRLLKQKENQGFEYEAAEASFDLLIRRALKVYQPLIALRNYHLESYKTAEMPSKTVGRLFLETRGRELLGASVCVGPVDTLDHALRDALEPLYPWLKKITLSDYRVRVLNPESGVSAKVRVFITYTDHDTTWDTVGVHENIVEASWQALVDAIEFYYNTIILAEEAALEETPG, encoded by the coding sequence ATGATCAACCAAAGCAATCAGAATACCGGCCGTCAGGTCATGATCTACGACACCACCCTGCGGGATGGAATGCAGGGTATCCAGGTCAGCTACACCCTGGATGACAAGATCAAGATCGCCCACGCCCTGGACGAGATGAAGATCGACTACATCGAGGGGGGCTTCCCCCTCTCGAACGAGAAGGAAGCGGCCTTTTTCAGGCAGATCAGAAAAGAATCACTCGGGCACGCCAAAATCGTCGCCTTCGGATCCACCCGACGGCCGGGAATGACCGCCGAAAAGGACCCCATGGTACGGGCTTTGGTGGACGCCGAGACCCCTGCGGTAATCGTGGTGGGAAAAACCTGGAAAGCCCACGTCGAGACGGTCCTCAAAACTGACCAGGAAGAGAATCTGCGCATGATCTACGACTCTGTGCAGTTCCTCAAGTCCCAGGGACGGCAGGTCTTCTTTGATCTGGAACATTTTTTCGACGGTTTTCGCGACGACCCCGCCTACGCGCTCCAAGTTCTCCAGGCAGGCAGCGACGCCGGGTCGGATTGCCTCATTCTCTGCGACACCAACGGGGGAACCCTCCCCGGAGAGGTAACCCGCATCATCAGAAGCCTTCCCCGGGAGAAACTCTCCCCCCTGGGAGGGCACTTCCACGATGACTGCGGTGTGGCTATAGCAAACAGCCTTGCTGCCGTGGACGAGGGAGCTCTGCAGATTCAGGGAACGGTCAACGGCTGGGGGGAACGGTGCGGCAACGCCAACCTTTGCAGTTTCATACCAAACATCGTCCTGAAAACTCCCCACCAGGCACACTGCGCCCCCCACATCCAGCGACTGACCCACCTCTCCCGCTTTGTAGCGGAAAAAGCAAACATCATCCCCGATCGAAGGATGCCCTACGTAGGTGACGCCGCTTTCACGCACAAAGCGGGACAGCACGCCGATGTGATCAACAAGGACTCCTCCTTGATGGAGCATATCGACAGCAGGCTTGTGGGAAACGAGCGGAGGATCGTCCTTTCGGAACTGGCAGGAAAATCAACAATTGTCGAGAAACTTCGGGAGTACGGAGACTTCACCAAACAATCACCGGTGGTGGATGAACTGACCCGCCTGCTAAAGCAGAAGGAAAACCAGGGGTTTGAGTACGAAGCAGCCGAGGCGAGCTTTGATCTGCTTATCCGGCGTGCCCTGAAGGTATACCAGCCACTCATTGCCCTGAGGAACTACCACCTGGAGAGCTATAAAACGGCGGAGATGCCCTCAAAAACGGTAGGCCGTCTGTTTCTTGAGACCCGGGGACGAGAGCTGCTGGGCGCATCGGTCTGCGTGGGACCCGTGGATACCCTGGACCACGCCCTGCGGGACGCCCTGGAGCCACTCTACCCCTGGCTCAAAAAAATCACCCTGAGTGACTACCGCGTGCGTGTACTCAACCCCGAGAGTGGCGTCTCTGCCAAGGTTCGAGTCTTCATTACCTACACTGACCACGACACCACCTGGGATACTGTTGGCGTCCACGAGAACATCGTGGAAGCCTCGTGGCAAGCCCTGGTGGACGCGATCGAGTTCTATTACAACACGATTATCCTGGCTGAAGAAGCCGCCCTGGAGGAAACTCCCGGCTGA
- the carB gene encoding carbamoyl-phosphate synthase large subunit codes for MPARRDIKSILVIGSGPIVIGQACEFDYSGNQAVTVLREEGYRVILVNPNPATVMTTPGTADAIYMEPLEVEYLEEIIRKERPDAVLATMGGQTALNLAMDLDAAGVFRKYGVEIIGAGIDSIRLAEDRGEFKKLMDSIGLESPLSALVGSLEEGERMMGQFGLPLIIRPSYTLGGKGGSIAATAEEARKAIRHALAESPVHTALVEESLLGWKEFELEVMRDAADNAVIVCSIENIDPMGVHTGDSITIAPVQTLSDREYQRMRTAAIDILRAVGVDCGGSNVQFGLNPVDGRMVVIEMNPRVSRSSALASKATGFPIARASARLAVGCTLDEVVNEITGKTVSCFEPTLDYTAVKVPRFELEKFPSGYASLGTQMKSVGESLALGRTALEALNKAIRAAEYGFEGLQDLPEYSREELKTMVSTLHPRRIFAIYSLIRRAVAEEQELEPLLAWIYDESGYDHWFLDIFRELAFLEKEIADAPRPLEKELLLRALQAGLTDGRIAALCSVSSGEIAGRREELGLHSVYHLVDTCAGEFEAETPYFYSTWGEEDEGEPVGPEGVLVIGSGPNRIGQGLEFDTCCTLSSMAFRRLGRKTVMVNSNPETVSTDYNISDRLYLEPLTAGDIKGILRKEGIRRVVVQLGGQTPLNMARALEEAGAEILGTSLEGIDTAEDRARFADLLNRLGLQQPRNSMAGTPQEVCREAARIGYPVLLRPSFVLGGRSMMIAYTEEELKRYLEGPVEFSPERPILVDQFLEDAFEYDLDAVSDGENVYVGGIMQHIEAAGVHSGDSACVFPPYHSDAVVEEAMVGAAAAVARALKVRGFLNIQFAVQRGELYLLEVNPRASRTVPYLSKSSGVNLVEAVVRLWEGENLVDQGLVQKIFDPAVPGSGVARGRCIVGWAVKEAMFSFDRFMGHDPLLGPEMRSTGETIGIGASFGEAFAKATAAAGTPLPRKGRVFVSVHDSDKEALVPVVRDLQKNGFSLAATRGTAAFLFEQGIMAEVVLKVHEGHPHILDHLESGRIDLVINTPLGRFSQADDDYLRIAALQQRIPYTTTISAAQAAVEAIQYLRKGSVHVQPLPEGVSLKDRA; via the coding sequence ATGCCCGCACGACGAGATATCAAGTCCATTCTGGTGATCGGTAGCGGTCCCATCGTAATCGGTCAGGCCTGCGAATTCGACTATTCAGGAAATCAGGCAGTAACTGTTCTGCGTGAAGAGGGGTACCGGGTGATTCTGGTGAACCCCAACCCCGCCACGGTCATGACCACACCAGGCACGGCCGACGCGATTTACATGGAGCCTCTGGAGGTGGAATATCTCGAGGAGATTATCCGGAAGGAACGGCCCGATGCTGTTCTCGCCACCATGGGCGGGCAAACGGCGCTCAATCTTGCCATGGATCTGGATGCCGCTGGTGTATTCCGGAAGTATGGTGTGGAGATTATCGGAGCAGGAATAGATTCGATTCGCCTTGCCGAGGACCGGGGTGAGTTCAAGAAGCTCATGGACTCCATCGGTCTTGAGAGCCCTCTCAGCGCCCTGGTGGGGAGCCTGGAAGAGGGAGAGCGAATGATGGGGCAATTTGGATTGCCTCTGATAATCCGTCCCAGTTATACCCTGGGAGGGAAGGGCGGGAGCATCGCTGCTACGGCAGAGGAGGCGCGCAAGGCGATCCGACATGCCTTGGCCGAAAGTCCCGTCCATACCGCTTTGGTGGAAGAATCGCTTTTGGGCTGGAAAGAGTTCGAGCTGGAGGTGATGCGTGACGCCGCTGATAACGCCGTGATCGTCTGCTCCATCGAAAACATCGATCCCATGGGGGTTCACACCGGGGACAGTATTACCATTGCCCCTGTTCAGACCCTGAGCGACCGGGAGTACCAGCGGATGAGAACCGCTGCGATTGATATTCTGAGAGCTGTAGGGGTGGACTGTGGGGGGTCGAACGTCCAGTTCGGTTTGAACCCCGTCGACGGCCGCATGGTTGTGATCGAGATGAATCCCCGGGTCTCCCGCAGCTCTGCCTTGGCCAGTAAAGCCACGGGTTTCCCCATCGCCCGGGCCTCGGCTCGCCTGGCTGTGGGCTGCACTCTGGATGAGGTGGTCAACGAGATCACCGGGAAAACCGTGTCCTGTTTCGAACCAACCCTGGATTACACGGCTGTGAAGGTTCCCCGTTTCGAGCTCGAGAAGTTTCCCTCGGGCTATGCCTCACTGGGAACGCAGATGAAGTCTGTGGGAGAGTCTCTGGCCCTGGGCCGCACCGCTCTGGAAGCCCTCAACAAGGCGATTCGCGCCGCCGAGTATGGCTTCGAGGGGCTTCAGGATCTTCCTGAATACTCTCGGGAAGAGCTCAAGACCATGGTAAGCACGCTGCATCCCCGCAGGATTTTTGCGATCTACTCCCTGATTCGTCGTGCTGTGGCAGAAGAGCAGGAACTGGAACCGCTCCTGGCCTGGATCTACGACGAAAGCGGCTACGATCACTGGTTCCTCGACATTTTTCGGGAGCTGGCCTTCCTCGAGAAGGAGATTGCCGACGCTCCCCGGCCGCTGGAGAAAGAGTTGCTCCTGAGGGCGCTCCAGGCGGGGCTCACCGACGGGAGAATTGCGGCGCTCTGCAGTGTTTCCTCGGGAGAGATCGCTGGCAGGCGGGAGGAACTGGGCCTGCATAGTGTTTACCATCTGGTGGATACCTGCGCCGGAGAGTTCGAGGCAGAGACCCCCTATTTCTATTCCACCTGGGGAGAGGAGGATGAGGGTGAACCGGTCGGCCCTGAGGGGGTTCTTGTGATCGGCAGCGGTCCCAACCGGATCGGTCAGGGATTGGAGTTCGACACCTGTTGCACCCTCTCCTCCATGGCCTTTCGACGACTGGGACGCAAGACTGTCATGGTGAACTCCAACCCCGAGACTGTCTCCACGGATTACAATATCTCCGACCGTCTGTATCTGGAGCCTCTTACGGCCGGGGATATTAAAGGCATCCTCCGAAAGGAGGGGATCCGTCGGGTTGTTGTCCAGTTGGGTGGTCAGACGCCGCTCAACATGGCCCGGGCTCTGGAAGAGGCGGGGGCCGAGATTCTGGGCACCTCCCTTGAAGGGATAGATACTGCCGAAGATCGGGCCAGGTTCGCGGACCTTCTGAACAGGCTGGGGCTTCAGCAGCCCCGGAACAGTATGGCCGGAACTCCCCAGGAGGTGTGCCGGGAGGCAGCGCGAATCGGCTATCCTGTTCTGCTTCGCCCCTCCTTTGTTCTGGGAGGGCGGTCCATGATGATTGCCTACACCGAGGAGGAGCTGAAGCGGTATCTCGAGGGCCCGGTGGAATTCTCCCCGGAGCGGCCCATTCTGGTGGATCAGTTTCTTGAAGACGCCTTTGAATACGACCTGGATGCCGTCTCGGACGGAGAAAACGTCTATGTGGGCGGAATCATGCAGCACATCGAGGCTGCAGGGGTTCATTCGGGAGATTCCGCCTGCGTCTTTCCTCCGTACCACTCGGATGCCGTTGTGGAAGAGGCGATGGTAGGTGCCGCAGCAGCAGTGGCACGAGCCTTGAAAGTGCGGGGCTTTCTGAATATCCAGTTTGCGGTGCAGCGGGGAGAGCTCTATCTTCTGGAGGTAAACCCCCGGGCCTCGCGAACGGTACCGTATCTCTCCAAATCTTCCGGGGTTAACCTGGTCGAGGCCGTGGTTCGTCTCTGGGAGGGCGAGAACCTGGTGGATCAGGGGCTGGTCCAGAAGATTTTCGATCCTGCCGTGCCGGGTTCGGGGGTCGCCCGGGGACGGTGCATCGTGGGATGGGCCGTCAAGGAGGCAATGTTCAGCTTTGACCGATTTATGGGCCACGATCCGTTGTTGGGGCCGGAGATGCGTTCCACCGGAGAGACGATCGGGATTGGCGCCTCTTTCGGTGAGGCCTTTGCCAAGGCGACTGCTGCTGCCGGTACACCTTTACCGCGAAAGGGGCGGGTCTTCGTATCTGTTCACGATTCGGACAAGGAGGCTCTGGTGCCGGTGGTGCGTGATCTCCAGAAAAACGGCTTCTCCCTGGCGGCCACCCGGGGAACAGCAGCCTTTCTCTTTGAGCAGGGGATCATGGCCGAGGTTGTCTTGAAGGTCCACGAGGGACACCCCCACATCCTGGATCATCTGGAATCGGGACGCATTGATCTGGTGATTAATACTCCCCTGGGGCGGTTTAGCCAGGCCGATGATGATTACCTCCGAATCGCGGCACTTCAGCAGCGGATACCCTATACCACCACCATCTCGGCTGCCCAGGCAGCGGTGGAGGCGATTCAGTATTTGCGCAAAGGGAGCGTTCATGTGCAGCCCCTCCCCGAAGGAGTGTCCTTGAAGGACAGGGCCTGA
- the carA gene encoding glutamine-hydrolyzing carbamoyl-phosphate synthase small subunit: protein MDHALLILSDGTVFPGKSFGAPAPTLEEMAGAAAHEGREGREGGRSDLSCRLRDIGEVVFNTAMSGYGEVLTDPSYTGQIVVMTYPHAGNYGIDEAWSETGPQEGRSQSARARKVKPAALIVRSLYKGPVPEGRTKLADYLARNSITGLTGVDTRALTLDLRRRGSRNGLVCRPAQGSDLTPEETELALKLLRDFPAMEGRGLIDTVGTASMVHLPASSTSPSALTSTSASTSGAAAGTDQGRHIVFYDCGAKANILREFHDLGCSLTLFPASATAEELLAAGGDAVMISNGPGDPAVLGHQVEQVRKLLGKTPLLGICLGHQIIAEAVGAETFKMKFGHHGVNHPVREEVWQGEREKGRVFVTSQNHGFAVREESLPEGVLVWFRNANDNTVEGLWDERRRIRTAQFHPESAPGPIDSRWIFSAFLEVI from the coding sequence TTGGATCACGCACTACTCATTCTGTCAGATGGAACGGTATTCCCGGGGAAATCCTTCGGTGCCCCGGCACCAACGCTAGAGGAGATGGCTGGCGCTGCTGCGCACGAGGGCCGTGAAGGGAGAGAGGGGGGACGATCCGATCTCTCCTGTCGATTGCGCGACATTGGAGAGGTAGTCTTCAATACCGCCATGAGCGGTTATGGAGAGGTCCTGACAGATCCTTCCTATACCGGGCAGATCGTTGTCATGACGTACCCCCACGCCGGAAATTACGGCATAGACGAGGCCTGGTCGGAAACCGGTCCTCAGGAGGGGCGCTCCCAATCGGCCAGGGCACGCAAGGTGAAGCCCGCTGCGCTGATAGTGCGAAGTCTCTACAAAGGTCCGGTACCGGAGGGACGGACAAAACTTGCTGACTATCTGGCCAGGAATAGTATCACCGGTCTTACCGGGGTCGACACGCGGGCACTCACCCTGGATTTGCGCAGACGCGGAAGCAGGAACGGTCTTGTCTGTCGTCCCGCACAGGGGAGTGATCTCACTCCCGAAGAGACGGAACTGGCTCTGAAGCTTCTGCGGGACTTTCCCGCCATGGAGGGGCGGGGCCTGATCGATACGGTGGGAACGGCCTCGATGGTCCATCTCCCTGCTTCCTCGACTTCACCTTCAGCTTTAACTTCAACTTCAGCTTCAACCTCGGGCGCGGCTGCCGGCACGGACCAGGGGCGCCACATTGTTTTCTACGACTGCGGAGCCAAAGCCAATATTCTGCGAGAGTTTCATGATCTCGGGTGCTCTCTTACGCTCTTTCCTGCCTCGGCCACGGCCGAGGAGCTTCTGGCCGCAGGAGGTGACGCCGTGATGATCTCCAACGGCCCGGGCGATCCGGCCGTCCTCGGTCATCAGGTTGAGCAGGTTCGAAAACTCCTGGGGAAAACGCCACTTTTGGGTATCTGTCTGGGCCACCAGATCATCGCCGAGGCTGTGGGAGCCGAAACCTTCAAAATGAAGTTTGGCCATCACGGGGTAAATCATCCCGTTCGGGAAGAGGTCTGGCAGGGAGAACGCGAAAAAGGACGTGTCTTTGTTACCAGCCAGAATCACGGCTTTGCCGTGCGGGAGGAGTCTCTGCCCGAGGGGGTGCTTGTGTGGTTCCGCAACGCCAACGATAACACGGTTGAGGGGCTGTGGGATGAGCGTCGGCGTATTCGTACCGCCCAGTTCCACCCCGAGAGTGCTCCCGGGCCGATTGACAGCCGCTGGATTTTTTCTGCTTTTTTGGAGGTGATCTGA
- a CDS encoding HPr family phosphocarrier protein, whose protein sequence is MRSTTLSVLTKTGIHSRPADLFVRTAKLYQSAITVRKNGACADAKNIIKMILLNVCQGQEIEIQADGPDEEAALEDLQRLVESDFTLVNDQVRL, encoded by the coding sequence GTGCGATCAACTACACTCTCGGTACTGACAAAAACGGGTATCCACAGCAGGCCGGCGGACCTTTTTGTCCGCACGGCGAAACTCTATCAGAGCGCCATAACAGTCAGGAAGAATGGTGCTTGCGCTGACGCAAAGAACATTATCAAGATGATCCTCCTGAATGTCTGTCAGGGGCAGGAGATAGAGATCCAGGCTGACGGCCCCGACGAGGAAGCAGCCCTTGAAGATTTACAGCGCCTTGTTGAATCTGACTTTACCCTCGTCAACGATCAGGTCCGACTCTAA
- the ptsP gene encoding phosphoenolpyruvate--protein phosphotransferase — protein MQLTGLVASPGIALGQAVLFAPPLTTPGNRDIGTPDQEMSRLRGALAASIGELERLQDRVKERLGSHFAHIFRSQQTIAEDEAMLAEVESLIRDRSFSAEGAVQLVFNQYIQLFAELDSEDHNRARSADLEDVARRIRRNLFGLPAADLSDLPQGSIIVARDLYPSDTAMLDTDRVVAIVTERGGVASHVAILAKSLKIPAAVGVSGAMAGIAFHDQVVLDGGDREIARVMVNPPRRMLQHVRSRKALQVAWRSRVEDYRGQETVTPDGEEVTLSVNLGSSQEIDSACTAGACSVGLYRSEFLFLGSSRIPSEETQFQAYRKAAKAFSRGFVIIRTLDVGGDKQVASIPAAREDNPFLGNRGIRLCLARPELFLPQLRAILRASAFGSVKLMLPLVGGVPELEEALEMIEVARQELVRERIPFDPGMEIGITVEVPSAVWMADALAQRVDFFSIGTNDLTQYLLAADRLNGDVSRYYRIYDPAVFLAIRQVVEAARRHRRWVGVCGELGGDPLAIPALIGLGVRELSMLPWQLAEATWLVRTTPLQEAALLADSVLASVSHGDIRALLDERYRLKSAELSSNPAIACERNGLCDQLHSRY, from the coding sequence ATGCAACTGACCGGCCTGGTGGCGTCTCCCGGCATTGCCCTGGGGCAGGCGGTGCTCTTTGCCCCTCCCTTGACCACTCCCGGTAATCGGGACATCGGAACCCCCGATCAGGAGATGTCTCGTCTGAGGGGCGCCCTGGCAGCCTCCATTGGAGAACTTGAGCGACTTCAGGATCGGGTGAAAGAGCGGCTGGGCAGCCACTTTGCCCATATTTTCCGCTCCCAGCAGACGATCGCCGAAGATGAAGCGATGCTTGCCGAGGTGGAGTCCCTGATTCGGGATCGCTCCTTTTCTGCCGAGGGAGCGGTTCAGCTTGTCTTTAACCAGTATATACAACTTTTTGCGGAGCTCGACAGCGAAGATCATAACCGGGCCCGCTCGGCTGATCTGGAGGATGTGGCAAGGCGAATACGGCGCAATCTTTTCGGGCTGCCGGCGGCTGATCTTTCCGATCTTCCCCAGGGGTCGATTATTGTTGCCCGGGATCTCTATCCCAGCGATACGGCCATGCTGGATACCGATCGTGTCGTAGCTATTGTTACCGAACGGGGCGGTGTCGCCTCTCACGTGGCAATTCTTGCGAAGAGTCTCAAAATTCCTGCTGCCGTGGGGGTTTCCGGGGCGATGGCCGGAATCGCTTTTCACGATCAGGTAGTGCTCGACGGAGGCGACCGGGAGATCGCTCGGGTTATGGTGAATCCGCCCCGGCGCATGCTGCAGCATGTGCGTTCCCGAAAGGCCCTGCAGGTAGCCTGGCGATCCAGGGTCGAGGACTATCGCGGCCAGGAAACGGTTACGCCCGATGGTGAAGAGGTAACCCTCTCGGTGAACCTGGGGTCCAGCCAGGAGATCGATTCGGCCTGCACCGCCGGGGCCTGTAGCGTGGGTCTCTATCGCAGCGAGTTTCTCTTTCTTGGCTCCTCCCGGATTCCCTCGGAAGAGACTCAGTTTCAGGCGTACCGGAAAGCCGCCAAGGCCTTTTCCCGGGGCTTTGTAATCATTCGGACCCTGGACGTGGGGGGGGATAAACAGGTGGCCTCAATTCCCGCAGCCCGCGAAGACAATCCCTTTCTGGGGAACCGGGGAATTCGCCTGTGTCTGGCCCGGCCGGAGCTCTTTCTTCCCCAGCTTCGGGCCATTCTGCGAGCCAGTGCATTTGGATCGGTGAAACTCATGCTGCCTCTGGTAGGAGGGGTTCCGGAGCTTGAAGAGGCTCTCGAGATGATCGAAGTGGCTCGCCAGGAGCTGGTGCGAGAGAGGATACCCTTTGACCCCGGCATGGAGATCGGGATTACTGTGGAGGTTCCTTCGGCGGTGTGGATGGCCGATGCTTTGGCCCAGCGGGTTGATTTTTTCAGCATCGGAACGAATGATCTTACCCAGTATCTGTTGGCGGCGGATCGTTTGAACGGTGATGTCTCCCGGTACTACCGCATATATGATCCTGCGGTGTTTCTTGCTATACGGCAGGTGGTTGAGGCTGCCCGGCGTCACCGCCGCTGGGTGGGTGTGTGCGGTGAGTTGGGGGGAGATCCCCTGGCGATCCCGGCCCTGATTGGCCTGGGAGTTCGTGAGTTGAGCATGTTGCCGTGGCAGTTGGCCGAGGCCACATGGCTGGTTCGGACCACCCCCCTTCAGGAAGCTGCTCTCCTGGCTGATAGCGTCCTGGCGTCTGTCTCCCACGGGGATATTCGCGCGCTTCTTGATGAACGGTATCGGCTCAAATCGGCTGAACTCTCGTCTAACCCGGCAATAGCTTGTGAAAGGAACGGTCTGTGCGATCAACTACACTCTCGGTACTGA
- a CDS encoding PTS sugar transporter subunit IIA, whose protein sequence is MRNVLSDFQGMLKPSLVLDDLAGDSREEILRTMAEYLVKEGRCRRTFVEAILARERLYPSGLPLEGPKIAIPHTDTIHVHRSALLFVRLRTPVEFASMGDPKVTFPVQLVSMFALQNDDLVGNVLQTLITLYQRRQMLEDLLRSKDAREMYQILVSAVESCQEEARCN, encoded by the coding sequence ATGCGTAACGTGCTTTCGGATTTTCAAGGGATGCTCAAGCCCTCGCTGGTTCTGGATGATCTTGCCGGTGATTCCCGGGAGGAGATCCTCCGGACCATGGCAGAGTACCTTGTCAAGGAGGGGCGCTGTCGCCGCACCTTTGTTGAGGCGATTCTTGCCCGGGAACGCCTCTATCCCTCGGGGCTTCCCCTGGAGGGGCCCAAAATCGCAATCCCCCATACCGACACAATCCATGTTCATCGATCGGCGCTACTTTTTGTCCGTTTGCGCACACCTGTGGAGTTTGCCTCCATGGGAGATCCCAAAGTGACCTTTCCGGTGCAGCTTGTATCGATGTTTGCCCTGCAGAACGATGACCTGGTGGGGAATGTTCTTCAGACCTTGATAACCCTTTATCAACGGCGGCAAATGCTGGAAGACCTTCTTCGGTCAAAAGATGCCCGAGAGATGTATCAGATCCTTGTTTCGGCGGTGGAATCCTGCCAGGAGGAGGCTCGATGCAACTGA
- a CDS encoding sensor domain-containing diguanylate cyclase: MREHHTRPEEPGDQKRFGRQEILRITTTPHPLGGTFLLALLGLLLGPLSTTVSHSAAPLQSGPVRNISVLEDPTGLMTLQDILSLGEGAFERHQEDRAPSYSYSRSAFWLRFPLSGAPPGTTWILEVAYPLIQKMDLYLVSHGDSREVLHHRGGSHYPFYERPVSYRNVVFPLGGLQGSSYQVYLRVRSNGALVLPLNLWRAGDFTASLAREYLLLGAYFGILLILVLYNLFLYLFVRRRSYLYYLLYVSCIAGFHLSLTGLAFQYLWPGHPWWANRSVMIFIAGSVATLQVFASELLSLKTAAPRFYRLLRCSAAGAVLMIVPALVLPYTPAMLMTIAGFIMASVIFCVTILSTLRGRDRLTWYFFTAWMLMIIAGILLSARSLAILPHSFLTLFGIQVASILEIVILSLALAHRARLLDQQRKIARHQAATDGLTGLTNRRYFEDYASEIIQSSRASDTPLALVLFDLDHFKKVNDTYGHDAGDTVLQTIAQRLTNHLRSSDALSRYGGEEFVFLLPQATREEALQKAEEVRSILSQQPISLDDQQPITVTASFGVACLKNEPTLRELMKRADAALYQAKHHGRNRVASG; encoded by the coding sequence GTGAGGGAACATCATACCCGGCCAGAAGAACCGGGGGATCAAAAGCGATTCGGGAGACAAGAAATACTGCGCATCACCACAACACCGCACCCTCTGGGAGGGACGTTTCTTCTCGCTCTCCTGGGCCTGCTCCTGGGACCTCTCTCTACCACTGTTTCCCATAGCGCAGCCCCGCTCCAGAGCGGTCCTGTCAGGAACATCTCGGTCCTGGAAGATCCCACGGGGCTTATGACCCTCCAGGATATACTGTCCTTGGGAGAAGGGGCTTTTGAACGCCACCAGGAAGACCGGGCCCCGAGCTATTCCTACAGCAGATCTGCCTTCTGGTTAAGGTTTCCTCTCTCGGGGGCGCCGCCAGGAACCACCTGGATCCTGGAGGTTGCCTACCCACTCATCCAGAAGATGGACCTCTATCTGGTCAGTCACGGCGATTCCAGGGAGGTCCTTCACCACAGGGGTGGTTCGCACTACCCTTTCTACGAGAGGCCCGTTTCATACCGGAACGTGGTTTTCCCCCTGGGAGGGCTCCAGGGCTCAAGCTATCAGGTGTACCTGCGGGTTCGATCCAATGGCGCCCTGGTCCTCCCCTTGAACCTTTGGCGGGCCGGAGATTTCACCGCCTCTCTGGCAAGAGAATATCTCTTGTTGGGGGCCTACTTTGGCATCCTTCTGATCCTGGTGCTCTACAATCTCTTCCTCTACCTCTTTGTGCGCCGCCGTTCCTACCTGTATTACCTGCTGTATGTTTCCTGCATTGCCGGATTTCACCTCTCCCTGACGGGTCTTGCCTTCCAGTATCTCTGGCCCGGCCACCCCTGGTGGGCAAACAGATCGGTCATGATCTTTATTGCAGGTTCCGTGGCAACACTCCAGGTCTTCGCATCGGAGCTCCTCTCGCTGAAAACAGCAGCGCCCCGCTTCTATCGTCTCCTCAGGTGCTCAGCGGCCGGAGCAGTGCTCATGATCGTTCCAGCCCTGGTTCTCCCCTATACGCCGGCGATGCTCATGACGATCGCGGGCTTCATCATGGCCTCTGTTATCTTCTGCGTAACAATTCTAAGCACCCTCAGAGGGCGGGATCGGCTCACATGGTATTTTTTTACCGCCTGGATGCTCATGATCATCGCGGGGATTCTTCTCAGCGCCCGCAGTCTGGCGATCCTCCCTCATTCTTTTCTTACGCTCTTTGGCATCCAGGTTGCGTCCATTCTGGAAATCGTCATACTGTCCCTTGCCCTGGCTCACCGGGCACGGTTGCTTGACCAACAGCGAAAAATTGCCCGCCACCAGGCGGCAACCGATGGCCTGACAGGCCTGACAAACCGGAGGTATTTCGAAGATTACGCGAGCGAAATTATTCAAAGCTCCCGTGCTTCTGACACTCCCCTGGCGCTGGTACTCTTCGACCTGGATCACTTCAAGAAGGTGAACGATACCTACGGCCATGATGCAGGTGATACTGTGCTGCAGACAATAGCCCAGCGACTAACCAATCATCTAAGGTCTTCCGATGCCCTGAGCCGCTACGGAGGCGAGGAGTTTGTCTTTCTCCTCCCTCAGGCTACCAGGGAAGAGGCTCTGCAAAAGGCTGAAGAGGTGCGAAGCATTCTTTCCCAGCAACCAATCAGCCTGGACGATCAACAGCCGATCACCGTCACGGCCAGCTTTGGAGTAGCCTGTCTCAAAAACGAGCCGACCCTGCGGGAACTCATGAAGCGTGCCGATGCGGCTCTGTACCAGGCAAAACATCACGGGCGAAACCGGGTCGCCTCTGGATGA